From Carassius auratus strain Wakin chromosome 33, ASM336829v1, whole genome shotgun sequence, the proteins below share one genomic window:
- the LOC113052770 gene encoding mucin-5AC-like — translation MAPAVLLIGCLLATISCLTTAQSTTVSPTPAPTTSTTTTTLPTPESTTTTTPPTPLTTSTTTTDSPPTYIPETTQSGVTSVINTTTTTPQPPVYGSCASPDLCCSGLNNSCHRLNCFCDVACLRLHDCCPDFKPTCLTDNNNTNDTKPDTLPLTGTCSDPTMCCSATDYKCFRGCFCDESCKMLNDCCPDYDSTCTPVVISTTAPPINSTTAPPVISTATLPLISTTALPINSTTAPPVISTTAPPIKSTTAPLVISTATPPLISTTAPPFISTTTPLINSTTAPPVISTATPPLISTTAPPINSTTAPPVISTTTPLINSTTAPTFDSTTAPPFISTTTPPLISTTAPPISSTTPSPIPTPLPITSTKAPPKDVLTILTNLEVEVLAEESSTEEERRASGCCFCGEFAKSE, via the exons ATGGCTCCCGCTGTTCTTCTGATCGGCTGTCTGCTCGCTACCATCAGCTGCTTGACCACGG CTCAATCTACCACAGTATCGCCTACACCAGCACCAACTACTTCTACTACAACTACTACGCTACCTACACCAGAATCAACTACAACTACAACACCACCTACACCACTGACTACCAGCACTACAACTACAGACAGTCCACCAACAT ACATCCCAGAAACCACACAGTCTGGAGTGACAAGTGtgataaatacaacaacaacgaCGCCTCAACCTCCCGTGT ATGGAAGTTGTGCGAGTCCAGATCTGTGCTGCTCTGGATTGAACAACAGCTGTCATCGCCTGAATTGTTTTTGTGATGTTGCTTGTCTGAGATTACATGACTGCTGCCCTGATTTCAAACCCACCTGCCTCACAG ACAATAACAACACCAACGACACAAAACCAGACACCTTGCCACTGACAG GAACATGTTCAGATCCGACTATGTGCTGCAGTGCCACAGACTACAAATGTTTCAGAGGATGTTTCTGTGATGAGTCCTGCAAAATGCTCAACGACTGCTGTCCCGACTACGACAGCACCTGTA CTCCAGTCGTCATCTCCACTACAGCTCCACCCATCAACTCTACTACAGCTCCACCCGTCATCTCCACTGCAACTCTGCCCTTAATCTCTACTACAGCTTTACCCATTAACTCCACTACAGCTCCACCCGTCATCTCCACTACAGCTCCACCCATCAAATCTACTACAGCTCCACTCGTCATCTCCACTGCAACTCCACCCTTAATCTCTACTACAGCTCCACCCTTCATCTCCACTACAACTCCACTCATCAACTCTACTACAGCTCCACCCGTCATCTCCACTGCAACTCCACCCTTAATCTCTACTACAGCTCCACCCATCAACTCCACTACAGCTCCACCCGTCATCTCCACTACAACTCCACTCATCAACTCTACTACAGCTCCGACCTTCGACTCCACTACAGCTCCACCCTTCATCTCCACTACAACTCCACCCTTAATCTCCACTACAGCTCCACCGATCAGCTCCACTACACCTTCACCCATCCCCACACCTTTACCCATCACCTCCACTAAAGCTCCACCCAAAG ATGTTCTGACGATCCTCACTAATCTGGAGGTGGAGGTTTTGGCCGAGGAGTCGTCCACTGAAGAAGAGCGTCGAGCT tcaggTTGCTGCTTTTGTGGAGAGTTTGCTAAGAGCGAATGA
- the LOC113052771 gene encoding mucin-2-like, whose amino-acid sequence MAPAALLIGCLLATISCLTTGQTTTSINAVPASPNATDMSDNATNVLPDATSATTILPNGGNTSPSTTMAPNSTNTVPSVTNTPPNMPPNATNMATNTDTMAPTQQRNNATNTPPNATNTPPNATNTPPNATNTPPNATNTPPNATNTPPNATNTPPNATNTAPNATSALPNATTTNATTPQASLYGSCASPDLCCSGVNSSCRRKNCYCDVACLRLRDCCPDFKPTCLTVKNSTNSSNTLPLTGTCSDPTMCCSGTNYNCFRGCFCDESCKMLNDCCPDLNRTCNFIPTTPPPFNSSTTPPINSTTPPPFTSTKAPPFNSTTAPTFNSTTAPPFTSTKAPPKDVLTILTNLEVEVLAEESSTEEERRAALLQVATFVENYLRGNYNDISSFEVTRIESLSPCD is encoded by the exons ATGGCTCCTGCTGCTTTACTCATCGGCTGTCTGCTTGCCACAATCAGCTGCTTAACCACAG GTCAAACTACCACATCAATTAATGCTGTTCCTGCATCACCTAATGCAACTGACATGTCGGACAATGCAACTAATGTATTGCCTGACGCAACTAGTGCAACTACCATTTTGCCCAACGGGGGTAACACATCACCTAGCACCACCATGGCACCCAACTCAACCAACACGGTGCCCAGTGTAACCAACACGCCGCCCAACATGCCGCCAAATGCAACCAACATGGCAACCAACACAGACACCATGGCGCCAACGCAACAACGCAACAATGCAACCAACACACCACCAAATGCAACCAACACACCACCAAATGCAACCAACACGCCGCCCAACGCAACCAACACACCACCAAATGCAACCAACACACCACCAAATGCAACCAACACGCCACCAAATGCAACCAACACGCCGCCCAACGCAACCAACACGGCGCCAAATGCAACTAGCGCATTACCTAATGCGACTACAACAAATGCAACAACTCCTCAGGCTTCATTGT ATGGAAGTTGTGCGAGTCCAGATCTGTGCTGCTCTGGAGTGAATAGCAGCTGTCGTCGCAAAAATTGTTATTGTGATGTTGCTTGTCTGAGATTACGTGACTGCTGCCCTGATTTTAAACCCACCTGCCTCACAG tgaaaaacagcacaaacagcaGCAACACTTTGCCACTAACAG GAACATGTTCAGATCCGACTATGTGCTGCAGTGGCACAAACTACAACTGTTTCAGAGGATGTTTCTGTGATGAGTCCTGCAAAATGCTCAACGACTGCTGTCCCGACCTCAACAGAACCTGCA ATTTCATCCCTACTACACCTCCACCCTTCAACTCCTCTACAACTCCACCCATCAACTCCACTACACCTCCACCCTTCACCTCCACTAAAGCTCCACCCTTCAACTCCACTACAGCTCCGACCTTCAACTCCACTACAGCTCCACCCTTCACCTCCACTAAAGCTCCACCCAAAG ATGTTCTGACGATCCTCACTAATCTGGAGGTGGAGGTTTTGGCCGAGGAGTCGTCCACTGAAGAAGAGCGTCGAGCTGCACTGCTTCAG GTCGCCACTTTTGTGGAGAATTACTTAAGAGGGAATTATAATGACATCAGCTCTTTTGAGGTCACAAGAATTGAGTCACTATCACCGTGTGATTGA
- the LOC113052769 gene encoding B-cell linker protein: protein MSFFGKLKTSVLHSGPPAPPRRTDNSSGYGWPEDEFDEEDADTYEAPPCERPTIKVQPRQVEENVYLGYPDRTPNPVIPKRQAAPPPRPAKITPTGKSTKPEPPHDEFYIDPNDSKPPEVIRNDKPGKKAPPKRPPMRPPPASQQDEDVYLDPNEGQEYDTYLAPVAEPPAPRSPARIPMPPKTLGRDLPPQIMKPPVPRAKSSSVLISDTANKVLPPEVKRATFSGQLPPALNNKPVSPIILPKQPKPSPPPPPSLDSTALSFGAKPVAQGAGLQDKDWFAGVCERKTAEETVLRMNKDGTFLVRYSSSQNDRQPFTLVVLYQQTVYNIPVRFLDESQQYALGKEGKKTEELFSSLQEMISHHMKNPLLLIDRKSQAKHSTLLSNPVRP from the exons ATG AGTTTCTTTGGGAAGTTGAAAACATCTGTACT ACATAGCGGACCACCAGCTCCACCCAGGAGAACAG ATAACAGCTCTGGATATGGCTGGCCAGAAGACGAATTT GACGAGGAAGATGCTGATACATATGAAGCTCCTCCATGTGAACGTCCCACCATTAAAGTCCAACCTCGCCAAGTAGAGGAGAATGTTTACCtgg GTTATCCAGATCGAACCCCAAACCCTGTTATTCCCAAAAGACAGGCAGCACCGCCGCCACGACCAGCCAAGATCACCCCGACAGGGAAAAGCACG AAGCCAGAGCCGCCTCACGACGAGTTTTACATCGACCCCAATGACAGCAAAC cgcCTGAGGTGATACGCAATGATAAACCTGGTAAAAAAGCCCCTCCTAAGAGACCCCCGATGAGACCCCCACCGGCCTCTCAGCAAGACGAAG ATGTTTACTTGGACCCAAATGAAGGACAG GAATATGATACCTATCTAGCTCCTGTAGCAG AACCTCCTGCACCCCGAAGCCCGGCCCGCATCCCTATGCCTCCCAAAACTCTAGGACGAGACCTTCCACCGCAAAT AATGAAGCCTCCTGTTCCCAGAGCCAAATCT AGCTCGGTCCTGATCAGTGACACCGCGAACAAAG TTCTGCCGCCGGAAGTAAAACGTGCCACATTTTCAGGCCAGCTGCCACCTGCACTAAACAACAAACCGGTTTCTCCCATCATCCTCCCCAAACAACCCAAACCTAG tcctcctcctcctccatctctGGACAGCACAG CACTGTCTTTTGGAGCAAAGCCAGTTGCTCAG GGGGCGGGGCTACAGGACAAAGACTGGTTTGCTGGAGTTTGTGAACGTAAGACTGCAGAGGAAACCGTGCTCAGGATGAACAAG gacgGCACGTTTCTGGTCAGATACAGCAGTTCTCAGAACGACCGTCAGCCCTTCACGCTGGTCGTGCTTTACCAGCAGACCGTCTACAACATCCCTGTGCGCTTCCTGGACGAGTCACAGCAGTACGCGCTCGGAAAAGAGGGCAAGAAGACGGAAGAG ctCTTCAGCAGTTTGCAGGAGATGATCTCTCATCACATGAAGAACCCTCTCCTCCTGATCGATCGTAAGAGTCAAGCTAAACACAGCACTCTCCTCTCAAACCCTGTTCGGCCCTAA